A genomic segment from Pseudomonas sessilinigenes encodes:
- the arcD gene encoding arginine-ornithine antiporter, whose protein sequence is MSESPGKLKLGALVALVVGSMIGGGIFSLPQNMAASADVGAVLIGWAITAVGMLTLAFVFQTLANRKPDLDGGVYAYAKAGFGDYMGFSSAWGYWISAWLGNVGYFVLLFSTLGYFFPIFGEGNTPAAVIGASVLLWAVHFLVLRGIKEAAFINLVTTVAKVVPLLLFVLIALFAFKLDIFTADIWGVKNPDLGSVMNQVRNMMLVTVWVFIGIEGASIFSSRAEKRSDVGKATVIGFITVLLFLVLVNVLSLGIMTQPELAKLQNPSMAAVLEHVVGHWGALLISIGLIISLLGALLSWVLLCAEIMFAAAKDHTMPEFLRRENANHVPANALWLTNVMVQVFLVITLFSKGTYLSLIYLATSMILVPYLWSAAYAVLLAVRGESYEQALAERKKDLVIGCIALLYAIWLLYAGGVKYLLLSALLYAPGAVLFAKAKMELHKPIFTRVEKLIFAAVLLGAALAAYGLYDGFLTL, encoded by the coding sequence ATGTCTGAATCTCCCGGAAAACTAAAACTGGGCGCATTAGTCGCCTTGGTAGTGGGTTCCATGATTGGCGGGGGGATCTTTTCCTTGCCGCAGAACATGGCAGCCAGCGCCGATGTCGGGGCAGTTCTTATTGGTTGGGCAATTACTGCAGTCGGCATGTTGACATTGGCATTCGTCTTTCAAACCCTGGCCAATCGCAAACCTGACCTGGATGGCGGTGTATATGCCTACGCCAAGGCCGGATTCGGCGACTACATGGGCTTCTCCTCAGCCTGGGGCTACTGGATCAGCGCCTGGTTGGGCAACGTCGGCTACTTCGTCCTGTTGTTCAGCACCCTGGGTTACTTCTTCCCGATCTTCGGTGAGGGCAACACTCCTGCGGCGGTGATCGGTGCCTCGGTCCTGCTCTGGGCCGTGCACTTTCTGGTACTGCGCGGTATCAAGGAAGCGGCCTTCATCAACCTGGTGACCACGGTGGCCAAGGTGGTGCCGCTGCTGCTGTTCGTGCTGATCGCGCTCTTCGCCTTCAAGCTGGACATCTTCACCGCTGACATCTGGGGCGTGAAGAACCCGGACCTGGGCAGCGTGATGAACCAGGTGCGCAACATGATGCTGGTCACCGTCTGGGTGTTCATCGGCATCGAGGGCGCGAGCATCTTCTCTTCCCGGGCGGAAAAACGCTCCGACGTGGGCAAGGCCACCGTCATCGGCTTCATCACCGTGCTGCTGTTCCTGGTGCTGGTGAACGTGCTGTCCCTGGGGATCATGACCCAGCCGGAACTGGCCAAGCTGCAGAACCCATCCATGGCCGCGGTCCTGGAACACGTAGTGGGCCACTGGGGCGCGCTGCTGATCAGCATCGGCCTGATCATCTCGCTGCTCGGAGCCCTGCTGTCGTGGGTCCTGTTGTGCGCCGAGATCATGTTCGCCGCCGCCAAGGACCACACCATGCCGGAGTTCCTGCGCCGCGAGAACGCCAACCATGTACCGGCCAACGCCCTGTGGCTGACCAACGTCATGGTGCAGGTCTTCCTGGTCATCACCCTGTTTTCCAAGGGCACCTACCTGTCGCTGATCTACCTGGCCACCTCGATGATCCTGGTGCCGTACCTGTGGTCGGCGGCTTACGCGGTACTCCTGGCGGTACGTGGCGAAAGCTACGAACAGGCCCTGGCCGAGCGCAAGAAAGACCTGGTGATCGGCTGCATCGCCCTGCTCTACGCCATCTGGCTGTTGTACGCCGGCGGGGTCAAGTACCTGCTGCTCTCGGCCCTGCTGTACGCCCCCGGCGCGGTGCTCTTCGCCAAGGCCAAGATGGAATTGCACAAACCGATTTTCACCCGTGTCGAGAAGCTGATTTTCGCAGCCGTGCTCCTGGGCGCCGCCCTGGCGGCCTACGGACTCTACGACGGCTTCCTGACCCTATAG
- the arcD gene encoding arginine-ornithine antiporter: MSQPAQKLQLGALIALVVGSMIGGGIFSLPQNMAARADAGAVLIGWAITAVGMLTLAFVFQTLANRKPELDSGVYAYAKAGFGDYMGFSSAWGYWISAWLGNVGYFVLLFSTLGYFFPVFGQGNTPVAIGCASLLLWAVHFLVLRGIKEATFINQLTTVAKIVPLVMFIVIAAVAFKAEIFTRDIWGHSNPNFGGVLDQVRNMMLVTVFVFIGIEGASVYSARAQKREDVGRATVIGFLGVLALLVLVNVLSLGIMSQPELARLQNPSLAAVLEHIVGPWGALLISIGLAVSLLGALLSWALLCAEILHATASDRTMPAFLRKENANHVPVNALWLTNVMIQVFLLITLVSAGTYTKLIYLASSMILVPYLWSAAYAVLLSGRGETYEQATGQRMKDLLIASIALSYAIWLLYAGGVKYLLLSALLYAPGVILFAKAKHEQGEPLFTLPEKLIFSAVIVGALLAAYGLYSGLLAL, translated from the coding sequence ATGTCACAACCGGCACAAAAACTTCAATTGGGTGCGCTGATCGCGTTGGTGGTGGGTTCCATGATTGGCGGGGGGATCTTTTCCTTGCCGCAGAACATGGCGGCCCGGGCCGACGCCGGGGCGGTCCTGATCGGCTGGGCGATTACCGCGGTCGGCATGCTGACCCTGGCCTTCGTGTTCCAGACCCTGGCCAATCGCAAGCCTGAACTGGATTCCGGGGTCTACGCCTATGCCAAGGCCGGCTTTGGCGACTACATGGGTTTTTCTTCGGCCTGGGGCTACTGGATCAGCGCCTGGCTGGGCAACGTCGGCTACTTCGTCCTGCTGTTCAGCACCCTGGGCTATTTCTTCCCGGTGTTCGGCCAGGGCAATACCCCGGTGGCCATCGGTTGTGCCTCGCTGCTGCTGTGGGCCGTGCACTTTCTGGTACTGCGCGGGATCAAGGAAGCCACGTTCATCAACCAGCTGACCACGGTGGCCAAGATCGTGCCTTTGGTGATGTTCATCGTGATCGCTGCGGTGGCCTTCAAGGCGGAGATCTTCACCCGCGATATCTGGGGGCACAGCAACCCGAATTTCGGCGGGGTGCTGGACCAGGTGCGCAACATGATGCTGGTCACGGTCTTCGTCTTCATCGGCATCGAGGGGGCCAGCGTGTACTCGGCGCGGGCGCAGAAGCGCGAGGATGTCGGGCGGGCCACGGTGATAGGTTTCCTCGGCGTGCTGGCGCTGTTGGTGCTGGTCAACGTGCTGTCGCTGGGGATCATGAGCCAGCCGGAGCTGGCCAGGTTGCAGAACCCGTCCCTGGCGGCGGTACTGGAGCACATTGTCGGGCCATGGGGCGCCTTGCTGATCAGCATCGGCCTGGCGGTATCGCTGCTGGGGGCCCTGTTGTCCTGGGCCCTGTTGTGCGCGGAGATCCTCCACGCCACCGCGAGCGACCGGACCATGCCGGCGTTCTTGCGCAAGGAAAACGCCAACCATGTACCGGTCAACGCCCTGTGGCTGACCAACGTGATGATCCAGGTGTTCCTGTTGATCACCCTGGTCTCCGCCGGCACCTACACCAAGCTGATCTACCTGGCTTCGTCGATGATCCTGGTGCCCTATCTGTGGTCCGCCGCCTATGCGGTGTTGCTCAGTGGCCGTGGTGAAACCTACGAGCAAGCCACCGGGCAGCGGATGAAGGACCTGCTTATCGCCAGCATTGCCCTGAGTTACGCCATCTGGTTGCTGTACGCCGGCGGGGTCAAGTACCTGCTGCTCTCGGCCCTGCTCTATGCCCCGGGAGTGATCCTGTTTGCCAAGGCCAAGCATGAGCAGGGCGAGCCGTTGTTCACCCTGCCGGAGAAGCTGATCTTCAGTGCCGTGATCGTCGGCGCGTTGCTGGCGGCCTACGGCCTCTACAGTGGTTTGCTGGCGTTATGA
- a CDS encoding DNA-3-methyladenine glycosylase family protein, which translates to MNELRLLLPYAGPYDWQAMLGFLARRAIAGLEVVQGEAYARSFELDGQSGTLSVRPGPGEQLDVRFQSAGQDLSPQLIGQVVMRVRRQFDLDADLQRIARELAGDELLQPLLRSRPGLRVPGAWDGFELAIRAVLGQQITVQGAIDLAGRLVALHGRPLACGDPLWPGLSHVFATPTALASADLAALGMPRSRARTLSGVAQALLDDPLLLEPKGSLQQGVQGLLQLSGIGDWTAHYIALRHMREMDAFPAADVGLLNAMATLQGQRPNARQLLARAEAWRPWRGYAAQHLWAAGG; encoded by the coding sequence ATGAATGAGCTGCGACTGCTGCTGCCCTATGCCGGGCCCTACGACTGGCAGGCGATGCTGGGCTTTCTGGCGCGGCGCGCCATCGCTGGCCTGGAGGTGGTGCAGGGCGAGGCCTACGCCCGGAGTTTCGAACTCGACGGACAGTCCGGCACCTTGAGCGTACGCCCGGGGCCAGGGGAGCAACTGGATGTGCGTTTCCAGTCGGCCGGCCAGGACTTGTCGCCGCAGCTGATCGGGCAGGTGGTGATGCGTGTGCGCCGCCAGTTCGACCTGGACGCCGACTTGCAGCGAATCGCTCGTGAACTGGCTGGGGACGAGTTGCTGCAGCCGTTACTACGCAGCCGTCCCGGATTGCGGGTCCCGGGAGCCTGGGATGGTTTCGAACTGGCGATCCGCGCCGTGCTGGGCCAGCAGATTACCGTACAGGGCGCTATCGACCTGGCAGGGCGGCTGGTGGCGTTGCACGGCCGCCCCTTGGCCTGTGGCGATCCCCTGTGGCCAGGGCTGAGCCATGTGTTTGCCACGCCCACGGCCCTGGCCTCGGCAGACCTGGCCGCGCTGGGGATGCCCCGCAGTCGTGCTCGGACCCTGTCCGGGGTGGCCCAGGCGCTGCTGGACGACCCGTTGCTGCTGGAGCCCAAGGGCAGCCTGCAGCAAGGTGTCCAGGGGCTGTTGCAACTGTCTGGAATCGGTGACTGGACGGCGCACTACATCGCCCTGCGGCACATGCGCGAGATGGATGCCTTTCCGGCGGCAGACGTCGGGTTGCTCAATGCCATGGCGACATTGCAGGGCCAGCGGCCGAATGCGCGCCAGCTGTTGGCCCGCGCCGAAGCCTGGCGGCCGTGGCGCGGCTATGCCGCGCAGCACCTGTGGGCGGCTGGCGGCTGA
- a CDS encoding CoA transferase, translated as MHPLLTSIQAALHLPPSELHEQGEGALPSAFAVSDLASASIGAAGQALAELLYHHTGRRPTVSVDRRLASFWFASSLRPQGWSPPALWDPIAGDYATCDGWIRLHTNAPHHRAVAEQVLGPASERSAMAARVASWKAHELEQAIVEHGGCAAQMRSWQQWQVHPQGQAVNSEPLVHWLPGHEPRKKSWSRSSERPLAGLKVLDLTRVLAGPVASRLLAGLGADVLRIDPPWWNEPAVEPEMTLGKRCARLDLHVLEDRALFESLLAQADLLLHGYRGDALDGLGYDSEQRQRLSPGLIEVSLNAYGWSGPWRNRRGFDSLVQMSCGIAEAGMAWKAAEQPTPLPVQALDHATGYLMAASALRALDPSWQQGGQARLSLARTARLLIDHSSQGQASTGLRPEGPEDQGLVQEQTAWGPAHRLQVPLNISGTPLQWDCPAGPLGAHRARWW; from the coding sequence ATGCACCCGCTACTGACATCCATTCAAGCCGCCCTGCACCTGCCACCGTCCGAGCTCCACGAACAGGGCGAAGGCGCCCTGCCCTCGGCCTTTGCCGTCAGCGACCTGGCCAGCGCCAGCATCGGTGCCGCCGGGCAGGCACTCGCCGAACTCTTGTACCACCACACCGGCCGGCGCCCTACGGTCAGTGTCGACCGGCGCCTGGCCTCGTTCTGGTTCGCCAGCTCGCTGCGTCCCCAGGGCTGGAGCCCGCCCGCACTCTGGGACCCGATTGCCGGCGACTACGCCACCTGCGACGGCTGGATTCGCCTGCACACCAATGCCCCTCACCATCGGGCCGTAGCCGAACAGGTCCTGGGCCCCGCCAGCGAGCGTTCGGCCATGGCGGCCAGGGTGGCAAGCTGGAAAGCCCACGAGCTGGAACAGGCCATCGTCGAGCACGGTGGCTGCGCGGCGCAGATGCGCAGCTGGCAGCAGTGGCAGGTCCACCCCCAGGGGCAGGCGGTCAACAGCGAGCCCCTGGTGCATTGGTTGCCCGGCCACGAACCTCGGAAAAAGTCCTGGAGCCGGTCCAGCGAGCGACCGCTGGCCGGGCTCAAGGTGCTGGACCTGACCCGGGTCCTGGCCGGTCCCGTGGCCAGCCGCCTGCTGGCCGGGCTCGGCGCCGACGTGCTGCGCATCGATCCGCCCTGGTGGAACGAACCGGCAGTGGAACCGGAAATGACCCTGGGCAAGCGCTGCGCCCGCCTGGACCTGCACGTTCTTGAAGACCGCGCCCTCTTCGAAAGCCTTCTGGCCCAGGCCGACCTGCTGCTGCACGGCTACCGCGGCGACGCCCTGGACGGCCTGGGCTATGACAGTGAACAGCGCCAGCGCCTGTCCCCTGGGCTGATCGAGGTGAGCCTCAACGCCTACGGTTGGAGCGGACCCTGGCGTAACCGCCGGGGGTTCGACAGCCTGGTGCAGATGAGCTGCGGCATCGCCGAGGCCGGCATGGCCTGGAAAGCAGCGGAACAACCCACGCCCCTACCGGTGCAGGCCCTGGATCACGCCACCGGCTACCTGATGGCAGCCAGCGCCCTGCGCGCCCTGGACCCGTCCTGGCAGCAGGGCGGGCAAGCCCGTTTGTCCCTGGCCCGCACGGCCAGGTTGCTGATCGATCACTCCAGCCAGGGACAGGCCAGCACCGGACTGCGGCCCGAGGGGCCGGAGGATCAAGGGCTGGTGCAGGAGCAGACGGCCTGGGGACCGGCTCATCGCCTTCAGGTGCCCCTGAACATCAGCGGCACGCCGCTACAGTGGGACTGCCCGGCAGGCCCCTTGGGCGCTCATCGGGCCAGGTGGTGGTAG
- a CDS encoding methyl-accepting chemotaxis protein, with protein MFDSLSIRLKIVLLSGLCLLGVVALIVSMNLYQSRQNNQLVNTSSTRMLTAGVEDLLQAKATDQAVRVQKTFGESQVALNALTDQVRDLRQMASKRGLEASVLREELNHSLKTAFERNPKVLGIWLAYEPNALDGKDSEFANDTARSSNERGRFATYWSRSGGQGLNTVMAEEDLTKTTLNLSGTPYNIWYTCPRDNRRTCLLDPYADTIGEDKKQVLMTTISQPLLVDGKVIGVMGIDIALDSLQAAAGEAQRFLFDGAGHMMIVAGSGLLAAVGADASQVGKNVNDAFAAQGKDILATVTGNQAKTLQQGELIRAVYPFSPIADAKPWGVTIDLPQQVLLADSVKLQALLDEAQTSGMVKTVLVAIGAGLLGLALIWLSASGVTRPINGVAQMLKAIASGDGDLTQRLDYSKKDELGELVGWFNRFLDKLQPTIAQIKQSITEARGTADQSSEIARQTSEGMQVQFREIDQVATASNEMSATAHEVASSAANAAQAARGADQSAKEGMTIIERSTRDISLLADEVSKAVGEVEALAVSSEQIGSVLEVIRSIAEQTNLLALNAAIEAARAGESGRGFAVVADEVRNLAKRTQDSVEEIRVVIERIQSGTREVVTTMHASQDQAQSNAGQIQQAVLALGKISDAVTVISDMNLQIASAAEEQSAVAEEVNRNVSAIRSVTETLTEQASESAQVSSQLNALATQQMKLMDQFRV; from the coding sequence ATGTTCGACTCTCTCTCCATTCGCCTGAAGATCGTGCTGCTGTCCGGCCTGTGCCTGCTAGGCGTGGTGGCCTTGATCGTCAGCATGAACCTGTACCAGAGCCGGCAGAACAACCAGTTGGTCAATACCTCCAGCACACGGATGCTGACCGCTGGAGTCGAGGACCTGCTGCAAGCCAAGGCGACCGACCAGGCCGTTCGGGTCCAGAAAACCTTCGGTGAAAGCCAGGTGGCGCTCAACGCCCTGACCGATCAGGTCCGCGACTTGCGCCAGATGGCCAGCAAGCGTGGCCTGGAGGCCTCGGTACTGCGCGAGGAACTCAACCACAGCCTCAAGACCGCCTTCGAACGCAATCCCAAGGTATTGGGCATCTGGCTGGCCTATGAACCCAACGCCCTGGATGGCAAGGACAGTGAGTTCGCCAACGATACGGCTCGCTCGTCCAACGAGCGCGGGCGCTTCGCCACCTACTGGAGTCGTTCCGGTGGCCAGGGGCTCAACACCGTGATGGCCGAGGAGGACCTGACCAAGACCACCCTCAACCTCAGCGGTACTCCCTACAACATCTGGTACACCTGCCCTCGCGACAACCGCCGCACCTGCCTACTCGATCCTTATGCCGACACCATTGGCGAGGACAAGAAACAGGTACTGATGACCACCATCTCCCAGCCCCTGCTGGTGGATGGCAAGGTGATCGGGGTCATGGGCATCGATATCGCCCTGGACTCCCTGCAAGCCGCCGCCGGTGAGGCCCAGCGCTTCCTGTTCGATGGCGCCGGGCACATGATGATCGTCGCCGGCAGTGGCTTGCTGGCGGCTGTCGGCGCCGACGCCAGCCAGGTCGGCAAGAACGTCAACGACGCCTTCGCAGCCCAGGGCAAGGACATTCTCGCGACAGTCACCGGCAACCAGGCCAAGACCCTGCAACAGGGCGAGCTGATTCGCGCGGTCTACCCTTTCAGCCCCATCGCCGATGCCAAGCCCTGGGGCGTGACCATCGACCTGCCACAACAGGTGCTGCTGGCCGACTCGGTAAAACTGCAAGCCCTGCTGGATGAAGCCCAGACCAGCGGCATGGTCAAGACCGTGCTGGTGGCCATCGGTGCCGGCCTGCTGGGCCTGGCCCTGATCTGGCTCAGCGCCTCGGGCGTGACCCGGCCGATCAACGGCGTGGCCCAGATGCTCAAAGCCATCGCCAGCGGCGACGGCGACCTGACCCAGCGCCTGGACTACAGCAAGAAGGACGAACTGGGCGAGCTGGTGGGCTGGTTCAACCGCTTCCTCGACAAGCTGCAACCGACCATCGCCCAGATCAAGCAGAGCATCACCGAGGCCCGCGGCACCGCCGACCAGTCCTCGGAGATCGCCCGCCAGACCAGCGAAGGCATGCAGGTGCAGTTCCGCGAGATCGACCAGGTGGCCACCGCCTCCAACGAAATGAGCGCCACGGCCCACGAAGTCGCCAGCAGCGCGGCCAATGCCGCCCAGGCCGCCCGCGGCGCCGACCAGTCGGCCAAGGAAGGCATGACCATCATCGAGCGCAGCACCCGCGACATCAGCCTGCTGGCCGACGAAGTGAGCAAGGCCGTGGGCGAAGTCGAAGCCCTGGCGGTGAGCAGCGAGCAGATCGGTTCGGTACTGGAGGTGATCCGCAGCATCGCCGAACAGACCAACCTGCTGGCCCTCAATGCCGCCATCGAAGCCGCCCGGGCCGGTGAAAGCGGTCGTGGTTTCGCGGTGGTCGCCGATGAAGTGCGCAACCTGGCCAAGCGCACCCAGGACTCGGTGGAAGAGATCCGTGTGGTGATCGAACGCATCCAGAGCGGCACCCGCGAGGTGGTGACCACCATGCATGCCAGCCAGGATCAGGCGCAGAGCAATGCCGGGCAGATCCAGCAAGCGGTCCTGGCCCTGGGCAAGATCAGCGACGCGGTGACGGTGATCAGCGACATGAACCTGCAGATCGCCAGCGCCGCCGAAGAACAGAGCGCCGTGGCCGAAGAGGTCAACCGCAATGTCTCGGCAATCCGTAGCGTCACCGAGACCCTCACCGAACAGGCCAGCGAATCGGCCCAGGTCAGCAGCCAGCTCAATGCCCTGGCGACCCAGCAGATGAAACTGATGGACCAGTTCCGCGTCTGA
- a CDS encoding YbaN family protein encodes MTPTRPSPSKISRLLFGALAYVSLAIGLIAIVVPGLPTTEFILLAAWAATKSSPRLSAWMENHRLFGPILSNWRNGRIVSRKAKVSATVSMLLCAGLMLTLLNHHWTLYAAIAGMTLGNLWIWSRPESLPQAS; translated from the coding sequence ATGACCCCCACTCGCCCCTCGCCCTCGAAAATCTCCCGCCTGCTGTTCGGCGCACTGGCCTATGTCAGCCTGGCCATCGGCCTGATCGCCATCGTAGTGCCGGGCCTGCCGACCACCGAATTCATCCTCCTGGCCGCCTGGGCCGCCACCAAGAGCTCGCCAAGGCTCAGCGCCTGGATGGAGAACCACCGCCTGTTCGGGCCGATCCTGAGCAACTGGCGCAACGGCCGGATCGTCAGCCGCAAGGCCAAGGTCAGCGCCACCGTCAGCATGCTGCTGTGCGCCGGGCTGATGCTGACCCTGCTCAACCATCACTGGACCCTGTATGCCGCCATCGCCGGCATGACCCTGGGCAACCTGTGGATCTGGTCGCGCCCCGAGAGCCTGCCACAGGCCTCCTGA
- a CDS encoding biliverdin-producing heme oxygenase: MTAQACAQPHHLRSQRLNQITHEPHSKLDALVKAHAPFETQGAFARFVVAQYLFQSELVELYNDPELIAIVPDLAERCRAEAAKADLADLDTEVPAPVAGAVRNPSKAEALGWIFVSEGSKLGAAFLIKRAVGLGLSETFGARHLGEPAGGRAEGWKTFTRILDGLQFSAEEEAAAEKGALDAFNRFTVLLEQAYSSAAQPA; the protein is encoded by the coding sequence ATGACCGCCCAGGCTTGCGCCCAACCTCACCACCTGCGTTCCCAGCGCCTGAACCAGATCACCCACGAGCCGCATTCCAAGCTCGATGCCCTGGTCAAGGCCCACGCACCTTTTGAAACCCAGGGTGCCTTCGCCCGCTTCGTGGTAGCCCAGTACCTGTTCCAGTCGGAGCTGGTGGAGCTGTACAACGATCCCGAGCTGATCGCGATCGTCCCGGACCTGGCCGAGCGTTGCCGCGCCGAAGCGGCCAAGGCCGACCTCGCCGACCTGGACACCGAAGTACCGGCCCCGGTAGCCGGCGCCGTGCGCAACCCGAGCAAGGCCGAGGCCCTGGGCTGGATCTTCGTGTCCGAGGGTTCCAAGCTTGGCGCAGCGTTCCTGATCAAGCGCGCCGTGGGCCTGGGTCTGAGCGAGACCTTCGGTGCCCGTCACCTGGGCGAACCGGCCGGCGGGCGTGCCGAGGGCTGGAAAACCTTCACCCGCATCCTCGACGGCCTGCAATTCAGCGCCGAAGAAGAAGCGGCAGCGGAAAAGGGCGCCCTGGATGCCTTCAACCGCTTCACCGTACTGCTGGAACAGGCTTACTCCAGCGCGGCACAGCCAGCCTGA
- a CDS encoding TonB-dependent receptor, with translation MSSRPNYRSPVPNSRLQHCTLSLLTAAILLAGTHAAPVVAAQTSGSSSQRMGNYNFAIAQQPLVSALNAFSTVTGWQVGLPAELGTGVNSPGVRGSLPPEKALDRLLAGTNLSYRKLGNNNIVLEKRSNPNTVNLQQVTISATRQEQDINSVPSTVSVHTREELDRQNVTNIKDLVRYEPGVSVGGAGQRAGISGYNIRGIDSDRILTQVDGVEVPGHFFSGPYAKTNRNYVDPEIVKRVEILRGPASVLYGSNAIGGAVSYYTLDPDDIIKPGQDVGARLKTGYSSADESWLKSGTFAGRIGEFDGLLHLSRRDGHETESYGSNNGTGLGRTAANPEDVRTTNVLAKLGWNYADDARLGLTYEKYKDDRDTNQKSAVGGLFINGVGQNWYRSRTGNDTITRERFGLENSFALESPVADRIKWSLNYQIAKTDQTTSERYNPVSIYTPVARDVLRERKTLYEEKQWVFDAQLEKAFALGETDHQLTYGTTLKQQKVTGSRFGTATCLKVGAGCTAIGAPSPTASDSVKKSSDFPDPTINSYALFAQDQISWNAWTFTPGLRYDYIQLKPHVTQEFLNTVNPNGAFPVSDEKKTWHRVSPKFGLTYAFDEHYTAYGQYAEGFRTPSAKALYGRFENIAGGYVVEPNSNLKPETSKGIETGLRGSFDAGSFDVSVFYNQYRDFINEDAITAGALQAVIQSNNIKRATIKGAEAKGRLNLDAFGAPQGLYTMASVAYAHGRNNDNGEPINSVNPLKGVFGLGYDQDDYGALLSWTLVKRKDRVDDSTFKAPDGRLTSSQFKTPGFGILDLTGFYKVTNDLTVNAGLYNLTDKKYWNWDDVRGYDSVGEAGQTAPANLDRLTMPGRNFSVNLVWDI, from the coding sequence ATGTCTTCTCGTCCCAACTACCGATCCCCTGTTCCCAACTCCCGCCTGCAACATTGCACCTTGTCGCTGCTCACCGCAGCGATCCTGCTGGCCGGCACCCATGCTGCGCCCGTTGTGGCCGCGCAAACCTCGGGCAGTTCCAGCCAGCGCATGGGCAACTACAACTTCGCCATTGCCCAGCAGCCCCTGGTATCGGCGCTCAATGCCTTCAGCACAGTGACGGGCTGGCAGGTTGGCCTGCCCGCCGAGTTGGGCACAGGCGTCAACTCCCCGGGCGTCCGTGGCTCACTGCCACCGGAGAAGGCCCTGGATCGGCTGCTGGCCGGCACCAACCTGAGCTATCGCAAGCTGGGCAACAACAACATCGTCCTGGAGAAGCGCAGCAATCCGAATACGGTGAACTTGCAGCAAGTGACCATCAGCGCCACCCGCCAGGAACAGGACATCAATTCGGTGCCCAGCACCGTGAGCGTGCACACCCGGGAAGAGCTCGACCGGCAGAACGTCACCAATATCAAGGACCTGGTGCGCTACGAACCCGGCGTGTCGGTAGGTGGCGCCGGCCAGCGTGCCGGCATCAGCGGCTACAACATCCGTGGCATCGACAGCGACCGGATCCTGACCCAGGTCGATGGCGTCGAGGTTCCAGGGCACTTCTTCAGCGGCCCCTATGCCAAGACCAACCGCAATTACGTCGACCCGGAAATCGTCAAGCGCGTGGAAATCCTCCGTGGCCCGGCCTCGGTGCTGTATGGCAGCAACGCCATCGGCGGTGCCGTCAGCTACTACACCCTGGACCCCGACGACATCATCAAGCCCGGCCAGGATGTCGGTGCCCGCCTGAAGACCGGCTACAGCTCGGCCGACGAAAGCTGGTTGAAGTCCGGTACCTTCGCCGGCCGCATCGGCGAGTTCGACGGCTTGCTGCACCTGAGTCGACGCGATGGCCACGAAACCGAATCCTACGGCAGCAACAACGGCACCGGCCTGGGTCGCACCGCCGCTAACCCGGAGGATGTACGCACCACCAACGTATTGGCTAAGCTGGGCTGGAACTATGCGGACGACGCCCGCCTGGGCCTGACCTACGAAAAATACAAGGACGACCGCGACACCAACCAGAAAAGCGCTGTAGGCGGCCTGTTCATCAACGGCGTCGGGCAAAACTGGTACCGCTCGCGCACTGGTAACGACACCATCACCCGGGAACGCTTCGGCCTGGAAAACAGCTTCGCCCTGGAATCCCCCGTGGCAGACCGGATCAAGTGGAGCCTGAACTACCAGATCGCCAAGACCGACCAGACCACCAGCGAGCGCTATAACCCGGTCTCGATATACACCCCGGTGGCCCGTGACGTGCTGCGCGAGCGCAAGACCCTGTACGAGGAAAAGCAATGGGTATTCGACGCTCAGCTGGAAAAGGCCTTCGCCCTGGGTGAGACCGACCACCAGCTGACCTACGGCACCACTCTCAAGCAGCAGAAGGTTACCGGCTCGCGCTTTGGCACTGCCACTTGCCTGAAGGTCGGCGCGGGTTGTACCGCCATCGGCGCCCCCAGTCCGACCGCCAGCGACAGCGTGAAGAAATCCAGTGACTTCCCGGACCCGACCATCAACAGCTATGCCTTGTTCGCCCAGGACCAGATCAGCTGGAACGCCTGGACCTTCACCCCGGGTCTGCGCTACGACTACATCCAGCTCAAGCCGCACGTGACCCAGGAGTTCCTCAATACCGTCAACCCGAACGGCGCCTTCCCGGTCAGCGACGAGAAGAAGACCTGGCACCGGGTCTCGCCAAAATTCGGCCTGACCTATGCCTTCGACGAGCACTACACCGCCTATGGCCAATACGCCGAGGGCTTCCGCACACCGTCGGCCAAGGCGCTCTACGGTCGCTTCGAGAACATCGCCGGTGGCTACGTCGTCGAGCCCAACTCCAACCTCAAGCCAGAGACCAGCAAAGGCATCGAGACCGGTCTGCGGGGCAGCTTCGACGCCGGTTCCTTCGACGTGTCGGTGTTCTACAACCAATACCGCGACTTCATCAACGAAGATGCGATCACTGCCGGTGCGCTGCAAGCCGTCATCCAGAGCAACAACATCAAGCGCGCCACCATCAAGGGCGCCGAAGCCAAGGGCCGCTTGAACCTGGATGCCTTCGGCGCGCCCCAGGGCCTGTACACCATGGCCTCGGTGGCCTATGCCCACGGTCGCAACAATGACAACGGCGAGCCGATCAACAGCGTCAATCCGCTCAAGGGCGTGTTCGGCCTGGGCTACGACCAGGATGACTACGGCGCGTTGCTGAGCTGGACCCTGGTCAAGCGCAAGGACCGGGTCGACGACAGCACCTTCAAGGCTCCGGACGGACGCCTGACCAGCAGTCAGTTCAAGACGCCCGGCTTCGGCATCCTCGACCTCACCGGCTTCTACAAGGTCACCAACGACCTGACCGTCAATGCCGGCCTGTACAACCTGACCGACAAGAAATACTGGAACTGGGACGACGTACGCGGCTACGACAGCGTCGGTGAAGCCGGACAGACGGCCCCGGCCAACCTCGACCGCCTGACCATGCCGGGCCGTAATTTCTCGGTCAACCTGGTCTGGGATATCTGA